From Sphingobacterium bambusae:
TTCTACTTGACCCTCTTCAGTCTGTTGCTCGTAAGCTGCAAGAAAGGTGAATATGTTGAAGCTTTTGAGAATCTATCTAACGTATATCTCTCTGGAAATTTCAATGGCATTTCCATATACAGAAATGATCAACAGATATTCATAACGCAAAATTCAATTAAAGTGCCGATTGGACAGGCGACATATCGGTTTTTAGATGTCGATGGGAAAAGACTTTTGGAGGAGATGGTTGCGTTTGATAATACGATGGACACCATCAGTTTACTTAATAATGGAGAGAGTTCGCTTTTATTGCGGAGCTTGGGTAATATAGCCGTAAATCCCGAACGCTTTAAAATAGATCTGGCCAATATTGGTATGTTTAATAACGGTGCTGAAGTTAATATCGTTGCCTGTATGGCTGACGGATCGTTAATGCCCGTGAGCGAGCCGGAGATAATAAGTAATATATCGAATAGGTTTGCCAATAATTTTGCTGAGTTTGAATTGGGTGGATATGCTTCTTCTACATATGCGGAAACAGCTGGCTATTATATTCTTTTTTATCCAGTAGATAGTGAAATGGAGCCTTATCTACACGACGGATACCCTATCTTGTTTGCATTGGCACTTGCTCCCCATAATGATAATACAGTAGAGCCGGCGGGTCTAAATAAGGTTTATCAAATTGCTCTTCGCGATGATGTTCCTTCGGATTATCTAGGTATGATTCCTGGTATAGGGATATATCCTGAGGGAAGTAGTGCTTATTTCGTGTACGCTCTACAAAGTAAATAATATTAAAACATGAATGTTTATGAAAGGCATTAACGTAAGTAAGCATCGGCAGTTGAAGCAGGTTTTGCAGGAAGTAGAGCACACGCTCTCTGTGCAAAAACAGGCGCTTAGCGTAGACGATATTCAAGATTGTGCACAGCGTTTGGATATGTTGTTTTCGGCTTATCAACGGCAATTATATGAACTCGAAGAAACTATTGAACTGTATGAGCAAGCTGCTCATCAGGCGCGGATGCGTTTTTTTGCAAAGCCATTTCGGCTATTGTTGAAAAATGAACCGATAGCCGAGATTGATGTACATCGCTTAGTACAAGCTATAAATGCCTTAGCAAAATAGATCCATTTCCCTCCTTAATATATAAATGAGCGGCGTTCTGCCGTTCATTTTTTTAAATTTTAATGATGTAGACGACGGATTTAGATAGCACATTTCCTAATCAAGAAGAATAGGGTGATGTTCGTAAGGCCTCGATTCAAAACGTATTGATGTGGGCTTAGACGATATCGGTACCTGTCTGTTATCTCGGCTAGTCACATTCTTGTTCGCTGTTTGGAGCGCTTCAACGAGCAATGGATCGCGTGAGTCGCCAAAAGGATACAATGGTAACGTTCGGTATTCCTGAACGAGCTGCTGCGGCACGATTCCAGCAGCGTAATCGCCCACATTTTCCCGGTTATACATTTTGTAGACCAGTGGCAGGATATGCCAAGTTGCTTGGTCGCCGTTTATATCCTGTGGTGAGCTGCGTGTTACACTGGCCATATCTTTACCCAAGGTGTTTTCGCCAATATGGATGACAGCTATATATGGGCGTAGGTTGTTGATAAGCAGTTCGGCGGCCGATGCTGTATGGCCAGTCGTGAGTACGGTGATATGGCGCAACGGCAAGCGTGCTGCGATCAGTTCTGCTACGGAAAAGCTGTAGCCATCGGGCTGCCGTGCTAATGCATCGGCAAAGGTATCGTCGATAGCAGCCATTCGTTTGTTACCTCGATACCGAACAAAGATCTCGTTAGCTTGAACGGGAGCAAATAACAACGCACAAAAAGCTGCAAAAGAAACCTGTCCTCCAGGGTTGTACCGTAGATCTAGAATTAAATTGCTTACTTCGGCCTCTTTCAGCTTTTTTACGGCTTCAAGCACATCATAGGCACCACTAAAATCAAAATGGCTTA
This genomic window contains:
- a CDS encoding S41 family peptidase produces the protein MIKGRHAVLYSILMGSVGFFQACQKDDPVYPAGTNEAINQWIDTEMDQYYYWRDKRPAQHDQSANPISYFHMLLAQEDRFSTILQSQNQDSFGKTLANTFGLDIISVEQGNQSLHLISQVVPFSAAATAGLARGDSIEQINGVILSQINIEETVIQALALNRLQLRLKKDKLIDLPSSYIAQPVVYTYRLLNDQPNTGYLYLSHFDFSGAYDVLEAVKKLKEAEVSNLILDLRYNPGGQVSFAAFCALLFAPVQANEIFVRYRGNKRMAAIDDTFADALARQPDGYSFSVAELIAARLPLRHITVLTTGHTASAAELLINNLRPYIAVIHIGENTLGKDMASVTRSSPQDINGDQATWHILPLVYKMYNRENVGDYAAGIVPQQLVQEYRTLPLYPFGDSRDPLLVEALQTANKNVTSRDNRQVPISSKPTSIRFESRPYEHHPILLD